One window from the genome of Nicotiana sylvestris chromosome 9, ASM39365v2, whole genome shotgun sequence encodes:
- the LOC138877306 gene encoding uncharacterized protein has translation MYFPDEEVSFIGEDIAQSYDGWRMFFDGTTNFKGVVIGAILVLETVCPEMPPLSDTCKHDKGTFERAQRNKITMVVSRLGMDVIGSIKPAASNGHRFILVAIDYFTKWVEAASYKVVTNKVMTDFVRDCIVCRFRIPESIITNNGSNLNKDLMKAMCKSFKIRQKNSTVYRPQANPYMLVYGTEVVIPVEVEISSLRIIQETELDDTEWVKICYEQLALIDGKRMNAVCHGQLYQNRMYRAFNKRVKLRQFTPGQLVLKKKFLHQDEAKEKFSPN, from the exons atgtattttcctgatgaagaggtatcattcataggagaagacattgcacaatcctatgacggttggagaatgtttttcgacggaacaacaaatttcaaaggagttgtcaTAGGAGCAATCCTAGTATTAGAAACCG tatgtccggaaatgccaccgttgtcagatacatgcaaacatgataaaggtacctttGAGCGAGCTCAACGCAACAAGATCACCATGGTCGTTAGCCGCctggggatggatgttattggatcAATCAAGCCTGCCGCTTctaatggacacaggtttatcctggtagccatagactatttcaccaaatgggtcgaagcagcatcttacaaagtagtAACTAATAAAGTCAtgacagactttgtccgcgactgcattgtttgtcgattcaggattccagagtcaatTATTACTAATAATGGTTCCAACCTCAACAaagacttgatgaaagctatgtgtaaATCTTTCAAGATCAGACAAAAGAATTCTACAGTCTACAGGCCTCAA GCaaacccctatatgctggtttatggtacagaggttgtcattcccgttgaggtagaaatttcgtccctaaggatcatacaagaaacTGAGCTCGACGATACGGAGTGGGTAAAAATTTGTTATGAGcaattagcccttatagatggaaagagaatgaatgcagtttgccatggtcaactctaccagaacagaatgtatAGAGCTTTCAATAAGAGAGTCAAGCTGAGACAGTTCACGCCGGGACAACTGGTTTTAAAGAAAAAGTTtttgcatcaagatgaagccaaagagaagttctctcccaactag